From the genome of Flavobacterium sediminis:
GGGAATAGGCTGCTAAATTGCTTTCATAATATCCCAAAACATGCAATGCTTTTTCATCTTTACCGTCAATATCCTGATAAACGCAATTTTGTTCCACTACAAAGACCTCTGATCGTAATTGTAATAGTTCATACAGTTCTACTATTGAAAGTTCGTTAAAACTCTTTATTTTAAATTCTAAATCCATTCAAAAAATATCTAATACCAAAAATTGTCATTCCGATCAAAGAAGAAGTCTCATATTTTTTTAAAAATGAGATTTAGCTTAGCTAAGATTTCTCCCTTCGTCCGGAATGACAATTATAATGTTGTTTATCTTATTTCAAAAATTTTACTGATTTGATAATGGCTTCCAGTTCAAAAATCAGATCACGTTTTGATTTAGACGGATTATAGGTAAATCCTTCTAAAATCAGGTAGCGATTGTTCTTTTCGTCACGAATGGCATAATTGATAAACGGTCCGGCCATATAATCATTTTTCAATTCCCAAGTTCCTTTCGTTTCGTATGTTTTTCGACCTTTAATAGTTGTATTAAAAAGATAAGGTGCATAAGCCTCTTCTGTAATCATCCAGGTATTATCAAGAGTTCCGTGAATAAATTGTTTTCCGATGGAATCCCGCATGGCTGTAATATTTCCTATGGTATTACTATCCTTGTCTATTACGTGAAGCGGTACTTCATAAACCAAAACACTGTTATAACCGGAAGAAAATTCTTTTCGTATCCATAAGAATTTATCTTTTACCATATCATATTTGTAACCGTAACCGATATTAAGTTTTATACCAAATTGATCCTGTATCTTCTTGTCACTGATCAAAGATTTATTTAATCTTCTTTGATTTTCATCAACTTCTGATGATTTGATACTATTGATAATAACTGAAGACTTTTCTTCAATTAACTGTAGTAACTCTTCATTGGTTTTTCCTACCAGATAAAACACTT
Proteins encoded in this window:
- a CDS encoding DUF4837 family protein, producing the protein MKKFFVIVASMLLLFSCDEKKQDPKALLPESNGKINNVSVVIDENLWSGEIGDSIRKKFAAPVDGLPQEEPLFNLNQYPIKIFEGIIRKSRNIIIVNKGNRSGFVEKQNEFAVPQKVFYLVGKTNEELLQLIEEKSSVIINSIKSSEVDENQRRLNKSLISDKKIQDQFGIKLNIGYGYKYDMVKDKFLWIRKEFSSGYNSVLVYEVPLHVIDKDSNTIGNITAMRDSIGKQFIHGTLDNTWMITEEAYAPYLFNTTIKGRKTYETKGTWELKNDYMAGPFINYAIRDEKNNRYLILEGFTYNPSKSKRDLIFELEAIIKSVKFLK